The sequence aagcgctcacaTCACTCTTCGCTGAAGGAGATGGGTCCATGGACTTATAGCCCGTCTtctgcagcaaggagagagagTGACAGGTATGTATGCCATAAAGGCTGAaaatgggaatactcctttaagaggACACCGATTGGAAGGGGGATAATTAGAGGGAAGCTTCCCAAATAGCTTCGGCTCTGTTCTAGAAGTATTATTGGAAGCTCATATGCTGGATGTGCCTACCGTGATGGATACCAAACGtcaaaaaaaatgtgcaaataaAACCCGACAATAACTAGGAAGAGCAGCAGAAAACAAACTGGTgctaatggtaaaaaaaaaaaaaaaagctaacaaAAGGAAAGTAAAGCAGAAATAAGATGGTCACAGCTCAGGATGAGGGTTTCAGGTAGTTTTCTGAGCATAAAAGCCAAAATAGGAAAGCCAAAATTAGAGAACATAAGGAAAGGCATGACATGTCTATGTAGAAGGTACTAACTGGACTCTCCTAAACTCAGTTCCAAGTGGGTGCCTTTGGCTTCTAAGAAATGATGCAACATCTACATTAGGATCAGTGAACGGCAATTTGGTTTCTCGGTTTTCCAACACATTTCTACAATGCATCACTCTTCTAGCAGTCAGATCTGCATCTTGCACAGCAaagtattatacatatatacatattcaaaaaacatgattaaaaggaCCTTACTCCCAGCATAACTGGATAGGTGATAAGTAACTGAACTGTGGGGGTTTGACCGTTTAGACCCCTTAAACACCAGAAAGAGGTAAAGGTGATAAGTTAtggtggggcaacccctttaaagggggatTTCCGGTAATAATGATCTTCAAGCAAGTGCCCACATGACACAAGGAATCAAACAAACCcccctgtgtcatgctccgcaCTCAGTTTTGCCCAGAGTATTTAATGGTTCATTTACACAGTTCAGTTCTGCTAGATGTGTTTGTCCTTCGTTTATATGTTGACTTATTGCACAAGTACTTCTCAAAGTAGTAATTCCTGCAAGCATTTAGGAACCCCGACGTCACCTCTTAACCACTTCTGTTTTCATGTTTGCTGGTGCAGCAACCGGACGTCCGGAAGTTAGGAAACAACTATGGGACCCTGCATCAGCGACTACCCGGGGGTGGGAGGGTAACCATACAACAGGAAAGCTGTGATTCTCCAGCTGGTCAAAGTAATCTAAAGTGCTCAGATCTAAGTCAGCCCAGACCCATAGGTTCCAAATGGTGTTATTCCAGAAGTCCCACACAGTTGCTGGGATCTGGTAGTTGGAGAAAATGTTTTGCTCAATTTGCCTGTAAACGTCTATTAGCACACACAGAAGCCTCCGAGTTGGAAAATTTAGGTCACCTGCTAGGAACACCCCACCCCCACCATTCGTTAACCTTTAAGGGGGTTGACCAAGAGCTAAGGAAATGATATTAGCCATAGAAATAAATATTACTCACCTATTTTTTTGCTTTGGGTGTCTCCTCCAGTCTTAATTTAATTTTCCTAAATCGATGACTTGCCATATATCCACATGACCGCTGAAGCACATCACTGGCCAAAGCAGTAATgctagcatgtatgtatgtatgtatgtatgtatgtatgtatgtatgtatgtatgtatccaCCAAGACCAGTGATTGGCCACAGCAGTGATGGCGTTACAGCAGGTCATAGCTACAGGAAAATAAAGACCGCTGGAACAGTGTCGCTGGAATAGTCAGGAACAGTCCACATCTAGTCACATCAATTACCACATATAGCTTAAAGAAGTTTTCCATGTATTTgatattgatgggctatcctcagaatagtctatcaatatcagattggcacggGTCAGACGATCAGCTGTCACTGGGGTCTCTTTACaggttaccaagcacagtgccatacaaggaatagtggttgtgcttggtactgcagctgagccccattcacttgaattgcaatgagctgcacctaggccatgttactagggctacatgcacacgaccgttgtgtgttttgcggtccgcaaattgcggattcgcaaaacacggatggcatccgtgtgctttccgcaatttgcggaacgcagcctttaatataactgcctattcttgtccgcaacgcgcggacaagaataggacaggttatattttttgggcggaccacggaacagagcaactgatgcggacaatacacagtgctgtccgcatcttttgcggccccattgaagtgaccaaaacaacggccgtgtgcatgaggcctaatttatAGGGACTTCACTGACCTAAAAACATAAGCGCTCACAGGTCACTGCAACCTCTTCGATCAGTGGGGGCCTCAGTAATCagaacccctgccaatctgatatcgattacctatcctgagcagCTGCAGAGCCAGAATCTAACAATGTGGGCACAGTGTCAACAACATCTGTAGCATGGAGAACCCTTTAAACAGGGAGACTTGTCttaggctccatttacacgtccgcaacgtgttttgcggatacatggAGCCGCAAAAcatggaaagcggcaatgtgcgttccccattttgccggcactaatagaatatgcctgttctatttttttaggacatgttctaattttttttgcggaacggaagtgcggatccgcaattacgTGTcctggcagcacatcgtgctgccccatagaaatgaatgggtccgcaattccgttccgcaaaatgcagaacgaaattgcggacgtgtgaatggagcctaatgaaCAACGGTTGCAAACCACTCTCAGAATATTTTCAGAAGACAGAGCGGCAATCCCACACACAGCCTATGGACAAGAGTGGCTGTTGACTGGACTATTGCAGAAGACATTCAAGAAAATCGAACAGATGATCCTAATTGAATTCCCCCAGGACGTTCACAGCTATCGTGTGCATGTATTAGGGATCTGTAACTGCAGAAGAGATGGCTCTCAAGAAGGCATATAACTATCACAGTACAGGTGTGCCCACACTGTCAGGTTTCCCGATGCcgttttgtaagccaaaaccaggagtggatcataaagggAGAGAAAGTACAAAGGCTACGTATGAGGTCTCCTTTTTTCCAGTTTtagctttcaaaactgcatgcagaaacctgatcaTGTAGTTGTCCCCCAAGTCTTAGGATATGTGCACAGGAAAGAGGTTTGGGCAGTTTCTGCACATGAGAAGAGCAGAAGGTAATAGCGTCAGTATCCACATAATAGGTGAGGCCCCCTTACCTGTGTCAGTGCAGAACACTCCACGTATTTCACTGCCTTCAAGTCTCGGgccagcttctcagctgtctctgGAGTGATTGGCTTCTGTTTATTTTTTGCAAGTTTCTCGACTGTGGAGGGGTCATCTCTTAAGTCAATCTGTGTCCCGACGAGCAAGAATGGAGTCTTGGGACAATGATGAGTGATTTCAGGTACCCACTGTAAAACAAGAACTTCTGTCATATAAAGGACACTGTCCTAAGGTTGTATGTTTTACCAGCCGTGGTTCGTCCACGAACAGCAGCAGATAAATTACACATTGGCAGCTCCCAGCACAGGCCAAACAAATCTTAGACTGCAACATAGCACAAGCTACTCTGAGAATAGGACATGCGGGTTCAAGTAAGAACGCCCATGTGTGAATGACCCCAATGATTACAGTGGGCTTTGTGTGCCGTCTCAGTCTAGTCCTTGCAGACGTGAACAGCACATGAACCAGAGCCCTAATCTGTCAAAGCCCCAAAATCTAATGATCAGGGTGCTCATTATTTAGCTAGACATGCCCCAATATATCCCAACACAGGGATTAGCAACCTCCAGGACGCCAGCTATTCAGAAATTACAACTCACAGAATcttcctttcacttctataggagttacaaAAACAGCTGAGTAAATgtccatgctgggagtagtagtttcacagcagctggactgcccgaggttgctgatccctgtcctaacAGGACCAATTCACATGGGTCCTGTTAATGTTTATTACGGCACTGGGCACCAGGTGTTTTAGCAACTCTTTCCATGTTTGCCCAGTAGGAAAGTGGAATGTACATGAAGCAGATCCAAAATGAAATTGCACATCACCTTTTCTTTCACATTTTCAAATGAAGATGGAGAAACCACGGAGAAGCAGACGAGGAAGACATCTGTCTGTGGATAGCTAAGTGGTCGTAATCTATCGTAATCTTCCTGTCCTGTAAGCAGAGTTCAGCATTCGTTATTCACTGTAATTCATGGCACAGAAACATTTCAGTAGGTGTACAGGGATCGGCTCCATTTATATTTCCCGTAATGTCTACCTTGTAAAGTCTGACCATTGCTAGAGAAACATGCTACTGAGCTGTACCAGTTCTGGCACTGATAGTAAGAGCAGTAAATGTATTCATAGATTTCCAGGAGGGGGCGACAAAAGCAGAATTCTAAAAAGGTGGCtataaaccttaaaggggttttctcatctcagacaatgggggcatattgctaggatatgcctccattgtcttatagggGCGGGTCCCAGAACAGAGCCCCCGAAAgtaaaggagagcgcactgcgcatgtgcagccgctctccattcatttctatggggccgccgaaaatagccgagcactgactcggctattgccgtctgccccatagaaatgaatggtagcatgggccgcgcatgcgcagcacgCTCCCATTCAGTTTTATGGGAGAGGTGGGGATTAGCGCttagtggtggacggaccccgggaaatctggggtcctccagccacatcgctccccgctctgttctcaatataggtgcaagtcccagcggtgggacccgcacctatcagacaatgggggcatatcctagcgctatgcccccattgtctaagatgggaatacccctttaagctatgtCCACGTCACGCTATGTGAACACATTTGGCGGGTGCTGCAGTAATGCTCTCTGCACATACACAGCCATAACCATACACCCAACAGAGGTCAAAAGGGTGTCTTTTCAGCATGCATCAAGGTGATATGCATCTCCTATATAGCAAAGCACAGCAGATAGATGGCTGTTTGTTGAACTTCACATTACTTTGTAGTTTTGCACTAGAAACAAATAAGACACCATAAAAgtggggacaaaaataaaaaatggcagtgtgtcttatgaaGCGAATACAGTACTAGTAACAGTTTTATTACAGAAGCGCTCACTGGAAGCTAGCAGGACTGGGGTGCTGTGAATACAATGCTCCTTGTGCTGCCTATACTCATTGATCCCAGGTCTAACGCCAGCGGCGCGTGCTGTGCCCTGAAGTCGCACTGTGTAAGCACACACTATGAACTGACGATGTGCATCGTCACGACACAGCACCAGTAGAAGAGTAGGGGGGTGGCGAGTGCAGGAAGAGAACTCTGGATCTTCAAGTGGCAACACTGTCCACAGCAGGAGAGgcaagttcatttatttattttatgtcttagggtccattcaaacttccgtagtgtattgcggatccgcaatacacccggctggcacccccccatagaactgcctattcttgtccgcaatcgcggacaatctgacatgttctatttttttgcggagccgcggcccggaagttCAGGGGCCGTGCTctggaaatgtggatgcggaaagcacatagtgtgctctctgcatctcttccggccccatagagaatgaataggtccgcactcgttcccgatattgcggaacgaatgcggacccatttgcagacGTGCGAATGGGCCCTTATCTGGGGGTCTGATGAGCAATAGAAGTCTAATGGAAAATGAAGGTCTGATCTAAAACAAGTGCATCTAATGGTGCAGGAAAAGATTATATAGacagacacatatatagcataaacaaTATTAGAGCGGTGGCAGAATCAAATGACATACATAAAACAATATACAAAAAGCTAGGCCTGTATCGCATACATACACACTAGGGATCGacagattatcggttttaccgatatcggCCAATAtttaggattttgaacgttatcggtatctattttgctgatataccgataacgtattgggaacacggatcacgctgctgacagcgctctccgtgttccctcaccagcacaggggagaaggaagcagtgtctccctcccccctgagctgccactgctgccgccaatgagaggagaggggacaagaggaggggcggggctatggccactgcgccaccaatgaagataactcattaattcatatacaggaggcgggagctggctgcagaatcacatagccggctcccgacctctatgacaagtagctgtgtaaattatcggctatcggcctgaatgtTCACAGATTATCTGTATCTGTCGATCCCTAATACACACACTTATACTTTTGTTTTTACACATTCACTTGAGGGTCATCTGGGCTTACCTGCTGTGTCAAATAGTCCTAGGGTGTAAGGTTCTCCACCGATCATAACTGTGACAGCATAGTTGTCAAATACCTGTGAAGCAGATTGAAGTCATTACTGAACACTCCATAAGCAGCACGTACTgaatagaccagggatcagcaacctttggaactgcagctgttcagaaactacaactcccagaatcctacttttacttcaatgggagtcacaagaacagccaagtatgcatgctggagtTGTACTTTCATAGCAGCTGGAGtgcagaaggttgctgatccctggaatAGACAGTTCTGGTCTGTACAAATACTGCGGACTAATATTCTAACAGGGAGACAACTGCTTGGGGACAGCCAGAACCAGAGATCACTTTCCTGTTCTAGAAACCCTGTACTCTCCTTCCTTCTTCCAAATGCTAGATGCAGATGCGCCCATTTACAATAAGAGGAGCACAAAGTATCCTCCCGACCACACACTCACCAGGCTACCATCTATATcagggggtcagcaacctttggcacgccagctgttgtgaaactacaattcccagcatgctccattcattgctatgacagttctgagaagagcagatgaagtatgcatgatgggagttgtagtttcacaacagctggaggttgccTACACCTGATCTATATTCTGTGCATACCTGGCAGTCAGGGTTTCATTTCCCTGAAGCACTTCGGCAGGAGAAGTTAAACATTACAGAGTGTGTATCAAATCGATGCgttctgtgtaatgcaggacagacACTCCAGCCAAGAGATGAGGATCGAGAACAGAGGACCCCCCTCTATTACTTCAGAATCCCATCAGATAAACGGATTACTGCATATGTTTTTTACTTTGTAATTATATTTTTTGTCTTGCGTGGTGAAAGAACAATGCTGGCGTGCCGAGGGTTTCTACTATTCAGTAGCAGCGGCCATTTTTGCACAACAGAAAGTTCAGCCATACTGGTCGTCAGCATGCGCAGTCGGGTGGGCTCACACAGCTCAGCCTGTACTTACCGTTGGTACATATTCTGAAGGGAACTTGTTTGTTGTGTATGAAATTAAGAGACATGTTTTACCAACGGCACCATCCCCAACGACCACACACTTAATAGTCTGCATGGCGGCAATCTTTTGTTGTCAGTCTCCACTGCTGGTTGGTTGCAGACCTGGAAGAGAAATAACGCACATTATTAGAGAAACCTACAGATGTGGACACACCGATGGAAGGTACGGGGGCCCGACACACACAGTACATCCACACTGGCATCACTAACCAGGCAAGTCACGCATTCGGACGCACCTGCTAACTATTCAGGAACTGGGTCAGTCATGAAAATACGTGCGGCAATGACTCCTGTGTCACCTGTTCGTACAAATATTTGCGCTCAGCCTGCTGCCAATAACCCTGTGTGCACAATGCACTGCCATAGCTAGGTGTATTATCCCCGAACACAACGACAGAGCCCAAGGGCATTCCCACAACAAGGAAACATTTTAGAAGTGTGCCGCCCAGAGGCTCCTCACCCCAGAATAACGACATCACAAGACCATGAGCCAAACCACCAATCCTTATGTACCCTATCAGGAGGTGCAACGGCGACATTCTGGGGGCCCAAATGAACGTGTGTAGCGCATCAGATCCATTTTAAAATCTTAAAAAGGGCAGATCACCCGACGAACgagcaaacgcttgttcatcgggcaattaGACTCTTTCGTTTGTCGGTGCGGTGTAAtatcgatctgctgccggcaaataatgattcagttgggggacgagcaatggcattagccacccctcctccctatactgaggaAGAGATCGCTGCAAGTAATAGCCGCGGTCTCCTCTGCTAACGAGCAGGCGAatgccaggaaggaacgcttcccgacAATCGCTTGGATGATCTGCGCTTCTAATATAAGCTTATGATAGCATTGTTTGAATtcaaatctaaggctactttcacactggcgtttctgggtccacctgtgagatccgtttcagggctctcacaagcgtcccaaaacggatcagttcagccccaatgcattctgaatggataagggtccgttcagaatgcatcaatttggctgtgtttagtctccgttgcgttttttagacggtcactcagcttgcagcgtttgtgtccgtctgactatgcggagccaaacggatccgtcctgacttacaatgcaagtcaatggggacggatcagtttttcactgacataatatggtgcaattgaaaacggatccgtcccccattgactttcaatgtaattcaagacggatccgttttgacagactttttttttttatgaataatgcaaacagatccattaacggatacaagcgttagcattatcagtgcggatccatctgtgcagatacaagacgtatccgcaccaaacgcaagtgtgaaagtagcccaacatGGTCCACCCTAACGCCTTCCCATCAGTGGACAGGTCAGGATGTCACACCCCCCACACACGTTAgcatccaataaaataaaaaatctgaatatGTGAAGTGGATCCGGATATGCTGCTGTTTTTAGATCTCACTGACCAATAAGTGCATGTGCACTGACAGagggataggtcgtcagtatctgattggtgcacAGCACAgtagcactgcagccttctctcagcttatcaagcacagcaccgtacattgtatagtggctgtgcttggcattacagctcagccccattcacttctgtggggctgaACTTTatctaggccacatgaccgatgaatgtgacctcacatggcctaggaagaacagagagaaggctgcagtgctacTGCTAGCGCTCATGTCTTCACAACCAGCTCTCAGCGGGGGTCCCGCGTGTCAGGCTCCCACCAGGCAGATACAGAtgcccagaggataggtcatcagtaaaaaatctcttggaaaacccctttaataaaagcaGAATCGGAGTGTCAGCCTCGGATGTGCAGTCTGATAAGCTGCGGATGGGCATGAggattggggtccattcacacatccgcaaaatgggtctgcatccgttccgcaattttgcagaacaggtgcggacacattcattttcaatggggctggaatgtgctgtccgcatctgcatttggggagccgcaaaaaaaaaaaaaaatatatatatatagaacatgtcctattcttggccgcaattgCATTTTCTATGCGAGTACTGGTGATGTGCGgtgcgcaaaatgcagaacgcacattgccggtgtccatgttttgcggatgcgtAACACACATATGGACCCTTAGGTGCATGCAAAATCCATGGGAATAAGTAGCAACTCTGACAACATCACCGCACAAGGTATTATTTTACAAGAATCAATGTATTGGAGGCAGTAGGTTGGCGAGTCTGAGGAGGATGCCAGCGGGGAAACAATCATCAAATGCTAAACATGTGAACCTACTATCTGacatacagcaccacatatgACGGCAGAAAACATTGAAAATAACACTGCGGAGATATTCTTGTAGCACAGAGCGACCCAAATCAGATGAGAAAAACTCTACAACAGGGGGCGGTATTCTAGCAGTTTCCCTTATGTTACTGTGAGCACACAGAAGGATGATTTCCCATGTTCTCGCCCCACTCCCAGGTAACGCACACGTCGCCAGTGAACTTTGCGTGTTTACACGAGATCAAGAGTTCGGGCGTGACTTTAATTTTTGTCAGCAATCTCGTAAAATGAAGGGACAATGGGATAAAAGTCAAGTTGAAAGTCTTGTCTGGAGATCAATAAGGAGACTGGTGGAAAATAAAAGTCAGAGCGACATAGCCCAAGCCATAATTCCACCAACGATGGGTGTGATTGTTCAGTGGAAAACCACAAGACtgaagtaaaaaatgtcagcGACCAGGAAGAGGGGCCTATAGGGCCAGACGCATGACGTGGCAAAGCTTTAGAAGGGGCTTAACCACCACAGCTAGAGATGACAAATCCAGAATGAGAGAACACACAGAATGGATGCCACCCCCGTTCCCATACAGCCTGGTCTTCCTGGCGACCTACATTTAGATGCTGACATATGGGATGAATGTTCACGCTTCAGTGGATTTATTACCACCAAGAATGGCTGCATTCATCGGTATACtggtgtacatacagtatacacaagtCCTGCCGCACCACCTCCCACCACACAGTCACTGCCAATCTGGGCATTCCCATTCAGTTCCTCATTTTCCTTCTCCATTTTACGCCAGGTTACAGCTCTAAATGCCGACAACATAAGGCTCTGATcacattaaagggggtttccagcagTTTAATATTGAATACCCCTCAGGATCAATATCGGATTGGTGCGGCTCCAACCCCAGGCACCCTGCCAATCAGCCGTCACAGCGCCATattttgtatagtggctgtgctccgTACTGCAGCTCGATCCTTTCACGTGAATGGTACTGAGCTGCGCAAACaccatgtgacgtcactggccacaACGCTCATCGGAGCACTGCAGCCCCTTCTAATACCCGATCagagggggtgccaggagtctgacctCCACATATCAGACACtgaagacttagggctcatgcagtcTTGCCAgccgtgcccgtatattgcggacccgctgtttgctcgtgtgcatgaacccttattcagaggacaggccatcaacatTTAATTCCTggtatacccctttaagctttttcaTTGTACAAGAAAGTGCAGCATGCGTCTTTTCTGTAGAGTGGTCCGCTGCAAAAAAAGAAAGAGTATAACATCCACTGTATTATAAGATACATCGTGCCCGTGCTCCAAAAGGATAACATGAAATGCCATGCGAGTTCTCTATGGTTTTTCTTTGCCTCATTTTTAAGGGCCGACCTGTTGTCTTGGGCAAAGAGATGAAAGGAGGCCACTGTAGGCTTATAATGATACACAAGCTAAAAGAGGCGCCGTATGCGGCACTTATTACAGATTGCAGGACAGCACGCCGACCACATTTATACATAGAGGTCCAGAAACATTCCCAAATGAGGGTGCAATTAGACGGGCTGCGCCTGACCCTGTATTCTTCCCAACCTGCACCCACCCACAgcaaatatgcagttcagtttaaAGGGGTCATGCCGGGTATTGTAGCACTCTCtcgaatggggctgaactgcaataccagacacagcccgcAGACGAGAGTGGCACTGTTTTCTGGAAAAGGCAGaccctttttttctaatcctggacaacctctttaaggagaGCATTGCATGTGATTGTCAGGAATAATCATAATTAAGGGtcctttcacacatcagtgtgtgttttgcagatccgcaaaacacggacacaggcAATGTGCGTTcaacattttgcggaacgcacatcgccggcaccaatagaatatgcctattcttgtccgcaattgcgaacaagaataggacatgttctattttttttttctcgggaacggaattgcgcacccggaagtgtgggtccgcaattccgtatccgggcagcacatcctgCTGCCctgtagaaattaatgggtccgccattccgttccacaaaatgcggaacgaaattgcggacgtgtgaatggggcccaaGACCAATCTTTGACTTCTGGTATCTACAATGCTGCTATTAAATGGAAATTTCTAGCACCTGAACAGCTTGGTGCCCAAAAATGTGCAAGGAGCATCCCAGGAAATGAAATCAATACGGCCTCAATCTAGTGACAGGACAAGGAAGATGTCCTCTAAATAGGCAGGAGCTGGAACCACCAGCCGAGGACAGCAGTGACTTTACTACAAGGGAATGGTGACATGGATGGAAAATGTCATCTAAAGTCCTCAATATCCCACCACACGTCACGCCATTCATGGACAGCTTTGGTGGCTTTAGTCTGAAGTCTCTGAAATTCACAGTACAATCCAGACACAGATCATGGATGAAGTAGGGAGACTGTGGCCTCTTACGGGATCCGCCACCTCACCAGGAAATCCCATACAGTCAGTGGAATTTCC is a genomic window of Bufo bufo chromosome 1, aBufBuf1.1, whole genome shotgun sequence containing:
- the CDC42 gene encoding cell division control protein 42 homolog; amino-acid sequence: MQTIKCVVVGDGAVGKTCLLISYTTNKFPSEYVPTVFDNYAVTVMIGGEPYTLGLFDTAGQEDYDRLRPLSYPQTDVFLVCFSVVSPSSFENVKEKWVPEITHHCPKTPFLLVGTQIDLRDDPSTVEKLAKNKQKPITPETAEKLARDLKAVKYVECSALTQKGLKNVFDEAILAALEPPEPKKKRKCVLL